The Papaver somniferum cultivar HN1 chromosome 3, ASM357369v1, whole genome shotgun sequence genome includes a region encoding these proteins:
- the LOC113355269 gene encoding probable protein phosphatase 2C 34 — MGKFSSLFGGLSCKNTKMPESFYIKIGKKCVNDVGKEVLRSMIKEAKKNELILNSSGVVDACGSKNFASVYSKRGMKAANQDCVLVWEEFGCQEDMMFCGVFDGHGTWGHYVSKHVRDSMPSSLLRNWQETLAAASDDPKFELTTDKNVRQFNIWKQGYLKTCAAVDRELKQHRTVDAFNSGTTAVTIVRQGDNIFISNVGDSRAVLATASDDGTLVPVQLTMDFKPNIPQEAERIMQCNGRVFCLDDEPGVHRVWLPAEEKPGLAMSRALGDFCVKDFGVISVPEVTQRSITSKDQFIILATDGVWDVISNQEAVQIVSSTPDKRKAAKRIVECAARAWKRKRRGIAADDISAICLFFHPYASTVSKV, encoded by the exons ATGGGCAAGTTTTCATCACTGTTTGGTGGATTGTCATGTAAGAACACTAAAATGCCAGAGTCATTTTACATAAAGATAGGGAAGAAATGTGTGAACGATGTTGGGAAAGAGGTGTTAAGATCAATGATTAAAGAAGCTAAGAAGAATGAATTGATACTGAATTCTTCGGGTGTCGTTGATGCGTGCGGTTCCAAGAATTTCGCTTCCGTTTACTCTAAGAGAGGGATGAAAGCCGCGAACCAGGATTGCGTTCTAGTATGGGAG GAATTTGGATGCCAAGAAGATATGATGTTTTGTGGAGTGTTTGATGGGCATGGTACATGGGGTCACTATGTATCGAAACATGTAAGGGATTCCATGCCATCATCATTGTTAAGGAATTGGCAGGAGACCCTTGCTGCAGCTTCAGATGATCCCAAGTTTGAGTTGACGACGGATAAAAATGTTCGGCAGTTCAACATATGGAAGCAAGGATACTTGAAAACTTGTGCTGCTGTTGACCGAGAGCTCAAGCAGCATCGTACTGTAGATGCATTTAACAGCGGTACCACTGCTGTGACAATTGTCAGACAG GGAGACAACATCTTCATATCGAATGTTGGAGATTCTCGTGCGGTGTTAGCAACGGCTTCTGACGATGGCACGTTGGTTCCAGTTCAGCTTACAATGGACTTCAAGCCAAACATACCAC aGGAGGCAGAACGGATAATGCAATGCAACGGAAGGGTGTTTTGCTTAGACGATGAACCAGGTGTGCATAGAGTATGGTTACCAGCTGAGGAAAAACCTGGATTAGCAATGTCAAGAGCCTTGGGAGATTTCTGCGTCAAAGACTTTGGTGTTATTTCAGTTCCTGAAGTCACACAAAGGAGTATAACCAGTAAAGACCAGTTCATTATCCTTGCCACGGATGGG GTATGGGATGTCATCTCAAATCAAGAAGCAGTTCAAATTGTTTCTTCAACACCGGATAAACGGAAAGCAGCTAAAAGAATAGTGGAATGTGCTGCACGCGCATGGAAACGTAAAAGACGAGGAATAGCTGCAGATGATATTTCTGCTATTTGCCTTTTTTTCCACCCTTATGCGTCCACCGTCTCTAAAGTCTAA
- the LOC113355268 gene encoding probable E3 ubiquitin ligase SUD1 isoform X2, producing MLLLQICLPYAIELWGTVEALLHQWVTAVCSFLGLNCLLPSRPEDIGGQEKVKVERQQVGLHDGLIAGQDPNNNISTSQNFDGVENYTSDAIDNGYTFVHRVVLLVVLAWITLLLFNSSMIIVSLQLGRAVFSSISNLLITHGSKCNDLYAFFFGNCCIWTSFTGARYFIEHFKAGKAHLRFSDICKLLCLIAESCVLSSLWIIVIPLLIGLLFEFCFMLPIGALVVEAPVLLLHQDWAVGFFFFQLWRTLVLLNHRIVLVDESWRIKLERVRGIGFVKLSVNWMLQELLIPIIMNLSMSLCFPYVIARWIVPSLGFSHIVNSTVYQFTWLVYVTIIVLFSCAKRFPVWIINLHNSMRDDHYSGLGLQNFGEAASECQREI from the exons ATGCTCCTGCTTCAGATATGCTTGCCTTATGCTATTGAACTGTGGGGAACAGTGGAAGCTCTTCTCCATCAATGGGTTACTGCAGTTTGCAGTTTTCTTGGCTTAAATTGTTTATTGCCTTCTAGACCTGAGGACATTGGTGGGCAGGAGAAAGTGAAAGTAGAAAGGCAGCAGGTCGGATTGCACGATGGACTCATTGCTGGTCAAGATCCAAACAACAATATTTCCACCTCACAGAATTTTGATGGTGTGGAAAACTATACAAGTGATGCGATTGATAATGG CTATACTTTTGTACATCGTGTTGTGTTGTTGGTCGTTCTCGCGTGGATAACGTTGCTGCTCTTCAATTCATCCATGATAATAGTATCCCTGCAACTAGGACGTGCAGTGTTCAGTTCCATTTCTAATCTCCTAATAACTCATGGCAGCAAGTGCAACG ATCTCTATGCCTTCTTTTTCGGAAATTGTTGCATCTGGACTTCTTTCACTGGAGCAAGATACTTCATTGAGCATTTTAAAGCAGGGAAAGCGCATTTACGGTTCAGCGATATCTGCAAGTTGCTTTGTCTTATCGCGGAGAGTTGTGTTCTATCATCACTTTGG ATCATTGTTATTCCACTGTTGATCGGGCTTCTGTTTGAGTTTTGTTTCATGCTGCCAATTGGAGCATTGGTGGTTGAAGCCCCAGTTTTACTCTTGCATCAGGATTGGGCAGTGGGGTTCTTCTTCTTTCAGCTGTGGAGGACACTG GTTTTGCTGAACCATAGGATTGTTCTGGTGGATGAAAGTTGGCGGATTAAGTTAGAGAGGGTGAGAGGTATTGGTTTCGTGAAGCTTTCAGTGAATTGGATGCTGCAGGAGTTACTGATCCCAATCATTATGAATCTGTCAATGTCTCTCTGTTTTCCCTATGTTATTGCCAGATGGATAGTCCCCTCGCTCGGGTTCTCGCACATAGTGAACTCAACTGTCTATCAGTTTACTTGGTTAGTCTATGTGACTATAATTGTACTGTTTTCCTGTGCCAAAAGATTTCCTGTTTGGATCATCAACCTTCACAATTCTATGCGAGACGACCATTATTCTGGTTTGGGGCTGCAAAATTTTGGTGAAGCAGCATCGGAGTGCCAAAGGGAGATTTGA
- the LOC113355268 gene encoding probable E3 ubiquitin ligase SUD1 isoform X1 codes for MERGLETRETMSTKEEVEEDKEEEEEEEKICRICHSPGDSENPLQYPCACSGSMKFVHPKCLLHWMKQRNTFECEVCKHKCSVYRVYAENTPTRLPLREFVGGISVKACLVLRFCVRFCFSVFHQHLVVPLLAFWMWRLSLASSLSEAKELLVHSHMSPMMNWLYGMVICHVLYMMWLFGIALIREDEEDGEVGAPAPGNENDDIADEIGEDAGEPQAIAGVRNDNNFADLRLLVKGLKLLAARLLRYFHRVMINSLRLDVPLRRTGIYMVGSILYFLITNVVLIRVPFFLGRITLHCLSWLFFEASSIFMPFIESALYIENNSLKNASHAVTNLSAEIQNNDLLSCAIEVVAETLTANSTGPGEALSNVGKPLLVYRSSGLYFVITLATGYMVVAPLVFVCLGIPIRTVASKIHHYLRKFLTTMINSFVLIIHLGVIPLVYGWWLDVCTITMLGKSISDRVEFFSKFPLLSSSMHWVVGIIYMCQINISISQVRRVLHRGVLCFLHDLADPVDIILGVLIDEVQVSQLFSIAVNGILIVFLVYFSRCTGHPVSTNHLPTAYFCT; via the exons ATGGAAAGAGGGTTGGAAACCAGAGAAACTATGAGCACGAAAGAGGAAGTAGAAGaagataaggaagaagaagaagaagaggagaagatttGCAGGATTTGCCATAGCCCTGGAGATTCTGAAAACCCACTTCAGTATCCTTGTGCTTGTTCTGGGAGTATGAAATTTGTTCACCCAAAATGTCTCCTTCACTGGATGAAGCAACGCAACACTTTTGAATGCGAG GTTTGTAAACATAAATGTTCTGTATATCGTGTTTATGCTGAGAATACTCCAACAAGACTACCTCTCAGAGAATTTGTGGGTGGGATTTCAGTGAAAGCATGCCTTGTTCTGCGTTTCTGTGTGAGattttgtttttcagtttttcaCCAACACCTTGTGGTACCCTTACTTGCATTTTGGATGTGGCGTTTGAGTTTAGCAAGTAGCCTTTCTGAAGCAAAAGAGTTATTAGTTCATAGTCATATGTCTCCTATGATGAACTGGTTGTATGGCATGGTAATCTGCCATGTTTTATATATGATGTGGTTGTTCGGCATTGCATTaataagagaagatgaagaggatgGGGAGGTTGGGGCTCCAGCACCAGgtaatgaaaatgatgatattGCTGATGAAATTGGTGAAGATGCTGGGGAACCGCAAGCTATTGCTGGTGTCAGAAATGACAATAATTTTGCAGATTTAAGATTGTTGGTAAAGGGGTTAAAATTGTTGGCAGCTCGTCTTCTTCGGTATTTTCATAGAGTGATGATTAATAGCCTCAGGCTTGATGTTCCTCTACGAAGGACTGGTATATATATGGTCGGGAGTATCTTATAC TTTCTGATCACCAATGTTGTGCTGATACGGGTGCCCTTCTTCTTAGGAAGAATTactctgcattgtctttcatggCTTTTCTTTGAGGCTTCGTCGATTTTCATGCCATTTATAGAATCAGCACTCTATATAGAAAATAACTCACTGAAGAATGCATCACATGCCGTTACAAATTTATCTGCTGAAATTCAGAATAACGACCTGCTTTCATGTGCTATAGAAGTGGTTGCTGAAACCTTGACTGCAAACAGTACTGGACCGGGAGAAGCCTTAAGCAATGTTGGCAAGCCACTTTTAGTGTACCGAAGCTCAGGCCTATATTTTGTTATTACTCTTGCTACTGGATATATGGTCGTTGCGCCTTTGGTCTTTGTTTGCCTTGGTATCCCTATTAGGACTGTTGCATCAAAGATACATCACTATCTGAGGAAATTCCTTACTACAATGATAAATTCATTCGTTTTGATAATTCATCTTGGGGTTATTCCTTTGGTGTATGGTTGGTGGTTAGATGTTTGTACCATTACAATGCTTGGGAAGTCAATTTCTGATAGGGtagaatttttttccaaattcCCTTTATTAAGCTCTTCAATGCATTGGGTGGTAGGAATCATATACATGTGCCAGATAAACATTTCTATTAGCCAAGTTCGAAGG GTTTTGCATAGAGGAGTTCTATGCTTTCTTCATGATTTAGCAGATCCAGTTGACATCATTTTAGGTGTACTTATCGATGAGGTGCAAGTTAGTCAATTATTCTCCATTGCCGTTAATGGCATTTTGATAGTATTTCTAGTATATTTTTCCAGGTGTACTGGCCATCCGGTTAGCACCAACCATCTTCCCACTGCATATTTC TGTACCTGA